In Longimicrobiales bacterium, the following proteins share a genomic window:
- a CDS encoding HupE/UreJ family protein: MSHFAHVRRAGLVAGLLSLVPAAVFAHPGHGGAATHDLLHGFMHPLHGMDHLLAMVAVGLWAAQRNGRSVWALPVAFVGFMAVGFVLGAGGIAMPAVELGIAASVLVLGIAVALAVRVPTIGAVALVALFALFHGHAHGAELSAGMIAGLFGAGFAASTALLHTAGIVLAFGMRHAITTRSYPIERAIGAGIAAAGLALLLI, translated from the coding sequence ATGTCACACTTTGCTCATGTCCGCAGGGCCGGCCTCGTGGCCGGGCTGCTTTCACTCGTACCCGCTGCTGTCTTTGCGCATCCGGGTCACGGCGGCGCCGCCACGCATGACCTGCTGCACGGCTTCATGCACCCGCTGCACGGCATGGATCACCTGCTCGCGATGGTGGCGGTCGGCCTGTGGGCGGCGCAGCGAAACGGTCGCAGCGTGTGGGCGCTGCCCGTCGCGTTCGTCGGCTTCATGGCAGTCGGCTTCGTGCTGGGTGCCGGCGGCATCGCGATGCCTGCCGTCGAGCTCGGCATAGCCGCATCCGTGCTCGTGCTGGGAATCGCCGTCGCACTCGCGGTGCGTGTGCCGACGATCGGGGCAGTCGCGCTGGTCGCACTGTTCGCACTGTTCCATGGCCATGCACATGGCGCCGAGCTGTCGGCGGGCATGATCGCCGGGCTGTTCGGTGCCGGCTTCGCAGCATCGACTGCGCTGCTGCACACGGCGGGCATCGTGCTCGCATTCGGAATGCGGCACGCGATCACGACGCGCTCGTACCCGATCGAGCGCGCGATCGGTGCCGGCATTGCCGCCGCCGGACTGGCGTTGCTGCTGATCTGA
- a CDS encoding Ig-like domain-containing protein has product MTRLHWLPLLAATAALLAACGDRSGQVTPPAQPRITLGTASERLVEGDSTRLTWTLSGFQSTPEVTLTSSDGAVATVAASGWVRALAPGSARIVVRAGSAADTAEVQVTQRPVTLAFVNMPDTAAAGSGETAVQARIADVRDDGVAGIALRLAPLYADAEAMTATTDVEGVAEFTLAVPTEAGEYRLEASVADPAGLAPDTATLVVTAGEAAAITIGGADPLALQVGDTARLTTSFADAFGNPAAATPVAWVSSDEDVAVVTDGLVEATGAGTASVLAMSGVLRDSVRAMVTLPPPSSATIAPAAANFTALLDTIQFSLTLTTPQGDTVTGQPISWSVLNGNVASVDVQGRVVALAPGATRVIGASGTLSDTADVSVAQVPATVLISPTGAALDAVGATAQLAAAVTDANNQPISGAGVAWSSLDPSVATVSASGLVTAQGNGNAAIVAMAGGAADTVSVTVQQEVVAVAVTPTAAAFDALGASTQLSASAMDVNGHAVGGAVVAWTSLNDVVATVDASGMVTAAANGVVQVVATYNTLADTAVITVAQVPAAVTIIAPVDTMRLEGEQQQLTASWVDANGFAIAGVATTWSSAADSIASVDAGGLVTAGAVNGSTWIWASAGAVTDSVQIAVRDVAFVLYTAANSDTVFNIQVGMFGGPPATAYIYSEAGTLLARRTGPTISYAFPAVLDGTTKRVEIKADRAQVQGIEAAEDALVGAFPAGILDLPNLAIINLAINPGLTGSLPDGLGSLTNLAALELFSTGLSGPLPASFSSLTGMDILNLSDTRLSGSVTMLESLTDLWYLNLGSTDFSGVMPELGNLTELIELRIDGSGINGYTGGLDELSAVTTIDFSDANLPAGDVDRVLADLVTSVTAVARAGTVDLGGVNAPPSPPGLAAVTQLESLGWTVIVAP; this is encoded by the coding sequence ATGACGCGACTGCACTGGCTCCCGCTCCTGGCGGCAACCGCCGCTTTGCTTGCCGCATGCGGCGACAGGAGCGGACAGGTAACGCCACCGGCCCAGCCCCGGATCACGCTGGGCACTGCGAGCGAGCGGCTCGTCGAGGGCGACTCCACCCGCCTGACGTGGACGTTGAGCGGCTTCCAGTCCACTCCCGAGGTGACGCTCACGTCGTCGGACGGTGCAGTTGCAACGGTTGCCGCTTCCGGCTGGGTCCGGGCGCTCGCCCCGGGCAGTGCCCGGATCGTTGTGCGCGCGGGAAGTGCTGCCGACACGGCCGAGGTCCAGGTCACACAGCGGCCGGTCACGCTGGCTTTCGTCAACATGCCGGACACGGCGGCGGCTGGCTCCGGTGAGACCGCAGTGCAGGCCCGGATCGCAGATGTCCGTGACGACGGCGTCGCCGGCATTGCGCTGCGCCTGGCGCCGCTCTACGCAGACGCCGAGGCAATGACGGCGACGACCGACGTCGAGGGCGTTGCGGAGTTCACGCTCGCCGTCCCGACCGAAGCGGGCGAGTACCGGCTGGAAGCGAGCGTCGCGGACCCCGCCGGGCTCGCACCTGACACGGCCACACTGGTCGTCACGGCGGGCGAGGCCGCGGCGATCACGATCGGCGGTGCGGATCCGCTCGCATTGCAGGTGGGTGACACCGCGCGGCTCACGACGTCGTTCGCGGATGCGTTCGGCAACCCCGCCGCGGCGACGCCGGTTGCGTGGGTTTCCTCCGATGAAGACGTTGCCGTGGTGACCGACGGGCTGGTCGAGGCGACGGGTGCCGGCACGGCGAGCGTACTGGCGATGAGCGGAGTTCTGCGCGACTCCGTGCGTGCGATGGTGACGCTGCCGCCGCCGTCGAGCGCGACCATCGCACCCGCGGCGGCGAATTTCACCGCGCTGCTCGACACGATACAGTTCTCGCTCACGCTTACCACGCCGCAGGGTGACACGGTGACCGGGCAGCCGATCAGCTGGAGCGTGCTGAACGGGAATGTCGCTTCCGTGGACGTGCAGGGCCGTGTCGTTGCTCTGGCGCCCGGTGCCACACGCGTGATCGGCGCGAGCGGCACACTGAGCGACACGGCCGACGTGTCGGTGGCGCAGGTGCCGGCGACCGTGCTGATCTCGCCGACCGGCGCTGCACTCGATGCGGTGGGCGCAACGGCGCAGCTCGCCGCCGCCGTGACTGATGCCAACAACCAGCCGATCAGTGGCGCGGGCGTGGCCTGGTCTTCACTGGATCCCTCGGTCGCGACTGTGAGTGCGAGCGGGCTGGTCACTGCCCAAGGCAACGGCAACGCAGCCATCGTGGCGATGGCGGGCGGTGCTGCGGACACCGTGTCCGTGACGGTGCAGCAGGAGGTTGTCGCGGTTGCCGTCACACCGACCGCGGCTGCATTCGACGCACTGGGCGCGAGCACACAGCTCAGCGCGTCCGCAATGGACGTGAACGGTCATGCGGTCGGCGGCGCGGTCGTCGCCTGGACCTCCCTGAACGACGTGGTCGCGACCGTGGACGCGAGTGGCATGGTGACGGCAGCTGCCAATGGCGTCGTCCAGGTGGTCGCAACCTACAACACCCTGGCGGACACAGCAGTGATCACTGTCGCGCAGGTGCCTGCTGCAGTGACGATCATTGCGCCGGTGGACACGATGCGACTCGAGGGTGAGCAGCAACAGCTCACCGCGTCCTGGGTGGATGCGAACGGCTTCGCCATTGCCGGCGTTGCGACGACGTGGTCGAGCGCTGCGGACTCGATCGCGTCCGTTGACGCGGGCGGCCTCGTCACCGCAGGTGCCGTCAACGGGAGCACGTGGATTTGGGCGAGTGCCGGGGCGGTGACGGACTCGGTGCAGATCGCCGTGCGGGACGTCGCCTTCGTGCTGTACACGGCCGCCAACAGTGACACCGTCTTTAACATCCAGGTCGGCATGTTCGGCGGGCCACCGGCGACTGCGTACATCTACTCCGAGGCCGGCACGCTGCTCGCCCGGCGCACGGGCCCCACGATCAGCTACGCGTTCCCTGCGGTTCTGGACGGCACGACGAAGCGCGTCGAGATCAAGGCGGACCGTGCGCAGGTGCAGGGGATCGAGGCTGCCGAGGATGCCCTCGTCGGCGCCTTCCCGGCGGGAATCCTCGACCTGCCGAACCTCGCGATCATCAACCTGGCGATCAATCCGGGGCTGACGGGGTCGCTACCGGATGGCCTGGGCTCACTCACGAACCTCGCGGCGCTGGAGCTGTTCTCCACCGGGCTTTCGGGTCCGCTGCCCGCGAGCTTCAGCAGCCTCACGGGAATGGACATCCTCAACCTGTCGGATACGCGGCTGAGCGGTTCCGTGACCATGCTCGAATCGTTGACGGACCTCTGGTACCTGAACCTCGGCAGCACTGACTTCAGCGGGGTCATGCCGGAGCTGGGCAATCTCACGGAGCTCATCGAGCTGCGCATCGACGGGTCCGGCATCAACGGGTATACGGGCGGTCTGGACGAGTTGTCCGCCGTCACGACGATCGACTTCTCGGATGCGAACCTGCCCGCAGGCGACGTCGACCGCGTCCTCGCCGACCTCGTTACGAGCGTTACGGCGGTGGCGCGCGCAGGCACGGTGGACCTGGGCGGCGTGAATGCACCGCCGAGTCCGCCGGGGCTGGCGGCCGTCACACAGCTCGAGAGCCTGGGCTGGACGGTGATCGTCGCTCCCTGA
- a CDS encoding ATP-dependent DNA helicase RecQ, which yields MRPTLHDARASLAHHFGYDDFRGGQADAIGSVLSGRDTLVLMPTGGGKSLCYQVPATVLPGLTIVVSPLISLMKDQVDGLADAGVRAAFINSTLPAHEARATLEAARSNTIKLLYVAPERFDSPTFREELKGLDVSLFAVDEAHCVSQWGYDFRPSYLRLGAVRDALGCPTIALTATATPEVKRDVLRQLRLLEPTVVARGFNRTNLSWHVLAARNDEEKDHLLLRLLKLPRDGVAIVYGSTRRSVDNIADLLNRAGLRAAGYHAGVDDRERARLQDAFMAGDIPIVVATNAFGMGVDKPNVRLVVHYAMPGNLEGYYQEAGRAGRDRNPADCVLLHAYRDRFTHEFMIEQSYPAPEIVDEVYRLLQRHADGSGVAAVDPKSLARSTRSAKNERHVDAALRLLSEFGVVRNAGRSAGQPWLRLIARPERIRREIGGTGRAAELHLLRSLWRYAGDELYRGRELPRTLLRTPDGADAATLLDALQREAFLEWRPWPAEQGWQLLQQTDGPLPIDWHALAQRRQREERRLQRMQGYAYTDECRRGYVLRYFGDPEAMESCEGCDNCMPADRRLLPDAAPPRKGGASGAARSVRRAGARVADAARSAVSRGGGRRNRNDSATTGDDNGEPLTGAAAQRFEALRRLRTDIARADKVPPYVVFHDRTLREIALHAPADAAALATIPGVGPAKLDRYGARLLSALRDIGDSPRQASAGSDPGAG from the coding sequence GTGCGACCGACGCTCCACGACGCGCGCGCCTCGCTCGCGCACCACTTCGGCTACGACGACTTCCGCGGGGGGCAGGCGGACGCGATCGGGTCCGTTCTTTCCGGCCGCGACACGCTGGTGCTCATGCCGACAGGCGGCGGCAAGTCGCTCTGCTACCAGGTCCCCGCGACCGTGCTGCCCGGGCTCACGATCGTCGTGAGTCCTCTCATCTCGCTGATGAAGGACCAGGTCGACGGCCTTGCCGATGCGGGCGTGCGCGCGGCGTTCATCAACTCCACGCTGCCGGCCCATGAAGCGAGAGCGACGCTGGAAGCGGCGCGCAGCAACACGATCAAGCTCCTCTACGTCGCCCCCGAGCGCTTCGACAGCCCCACGTTCCGCGAGGAGCTGAAGGGGCTCGACGTATCGCTGTTCGCCGTCGATGAGGCGCACTGTGTTTCGCAGTGGGGCTACGACTTCCGGCCGAGCTATCTGCGTCTCGGCGCGGTGCGGGATGCGCTGGGCTGTCCCACGATCGCGCTCACTGCCACCGCGACGCCGGAGGTCAAGCGCGACGTCTTGCGGCAGCTGCGACTCCTGGAGCCGACCGTCGTGGCGCGCGGGTTCAACCGCACGAACCTGTCCTGGCACGTCCTCGCGGCGCGCAATGACGAGGAGAAGGACCATCTGCTCCTGCGGCTGCTGAAGCTGCCGCGCGACGGCGTGGCGATCGTCTACGGCTCCACACGCCGCAGCGTCGACAACATCGCGGACCTGCTCAACCGTGCGGGACTCCGTGCCGCCGGCTACCACGCCGGTGTGGACGACCGCGAGCGCGCGCGGCTGCAGGACGCCTTCATGGCGGGTGACATCCCGATCGTCGTCGCCACCAATGCGTTCGGCATGGGCGTGGACAAGCCGAACGTGCGGCTCGTCGTGCATTACGCGATGCCGGGCAACCTGGAAGGCTATTACCAGGAGGCGGGCCGCGCAGGGCGGGATCGGAATCCGGCCGACTGCGTACTGCTGCACGCCTATCGCGATCGTTTCACGCACGAGTTCATGATCGAGCAGTCGTATCCGGCGCCGGAGATCGTGGACGAGGTGTACCGGCTGCTGCAGCGGCATGCGGACGGGAGCGGCGTTGCCGCAGTCGATCCGAAGTCGCTCGCCCGGTCAACGCGAAGCGCGAAGAACGAGCGGCACGTCGACGCTGCGCTCCGCCTGCTCTCGGAGTTCGGCGTCGTGCGCAACGCCGGGCGCAGTGCAGGCCAGCCCTGGCTGCGCCTGATCGCCCGGCCGGAACGGATCCGTCGTGAGATCGGTGGGACCGGTCGCGCCGCGGAGCTCCACCTGCTGCGCTCGCTCTGGCGCTATGCGGGCGATGAGCTGTACCGGGGAAGGGAGCTGCCGCGTACGCTGCTGCGCACTCCCGATGGTGCCGATGCGGCGACGCTGCTCGATGCACTGCAGCGCGAAGCCTTCCTCGAGTGGCGGCCCTGGCCTGCGGAGCAGGGGTGGCAGCTGCTCCAGCAGACCGACGGTCCACTGCCGATCGACTGGCACGCGCTCGCGCAACGCAGGCAAAGGGAGGAGCGTCGCCTGCAGCGCATGCAGGGCTACGCCTACACCGACGAGTGTCGTCGCGGATACGTGTTGCGCTACTTCGGTGATCCGGAGGCGATGGAAAGCTGCGAGGGCTGCGACAACTGCATGCCCGCCGATCGGCGCCTGCTTCCGGACGCCGCGCCGCCGCGCAAGGGTGGCGCCTCAGGTGCGGCGCGCAGTGTCCGACGCGCAGGCGCTCGCGTTGCCGACGCGGCGCGCAGTGCGGTGTCGCGCGGGGGCGGGAGGCGTAACCGAAACGACTCCGCAACGACGGGTGATGACAACGGGGAGCCGCTCACCGGCGCCGCGGCACAGCGCTTCGAGGCGCTGCGCCGGCTGCGGACCGACATCGCGCGTGCCGACAAGGTGCCGCCCTATGTGGTCTTCCACGATCGCACGCTGCGTGAGATCGCACTGCATGCGCCTGCGGACGCGGCAGCGCTCGCCACGATACCCGGCGTGGGCCCGGCCAAGCTCGACAGGTACGGCGCGCGGCTGCTGAGCGCACTGCGCGACATCGGCGATTCTCCGCGCCAGGCGTCTGCCGGATCCGATCCCGGCGCCGGGTGA
- a CDS encoding M55 family metallopeptidase yields MNRTTSTATSRACSRALRAVCMAAAMLLTGTTAASAQAPLKVFISSDMEGVAGAVTGDQLGPGGFEYARFREFMTAEVLAAIDGARAAGATEILVADAHGNGQNLLIEQLPDDVMVVRSWPRPLMMMQGIDSTFDAAILLGHHSSTTNPEGVRAHTMSSANLAAVRLNGIEMPEAGINAAIAGHFGVPVVMISGDDAAVEEAQRIIGDIEGAVVKWAISFHSAKTLTPQAARALIRERTRTAVARHDDIAPYTLEGPITLELTFKNYRPAEMMAYLPNVERVDAHTVRFIGRDMREVSSFLEFAMTYEPGLTP; encoded by the coding sequence ATGAACAGAACGACGTCGACGGCGACTTCGCGTGCCTGCTCCCGGGCACTCCGCGCAGTCTGCATGGCCGCGGCCATGCTGCTGACAGGCACAACGGCGGCCAGCGCACAGGCCCCGCTCAAGGTCTTCATCTCCTCGGACATGGAAGGGGTTGCAGGAGCCGTGACGGGCGATCAGCTCGGCCCCGGCGGCTTCGAGTATGCGCGCTTCCGCGAGTTCATGACAGCCGAAGTCCTTGCCGCGATCGACGGCGCGCGGGCGGCAGGCGCGACCGAGATCCTGGTTGCGGACGCCCACGGGAACGGTCAGAACCTGCTCATCGAGCAGCTGCCCGATGATGTCATGGTCGTACGTTCATGGCCGCGACCGCTCATGATGATGCAGGGCATCGACTCGACATTCGACGCCGCGATTCTGCTGGGCCACCATTCGTCGACGACGAATCCGGAGGGCGTGCGCGCCCACACCATGTCGAGTGCCAACCTCGCCGCGGTCAGGCTGAACGGCATCGAGATGCCGGAAGCCGGCATCAACGCCGCAATCGCCGGACATTTCGGCGTTCCCGTCGTGATGATCTCGGGCGACGACGCTGCGGTCGAGGAAGCGCAGCGCATCATCGGCGACATCGAGGGTGCGGTCGTCAAGTGGGCGATCAGCTTTCACTCGGCGAAGACGTTGACGCCACAGGCAGCACGCGCGCTCATCCGCGAGCGTACACGGACGGCGGTCGCACGGCATGACGACATTGCGCCCTACACCCTCGAGGGGCCGATCACGCTGGAACTGACGTTCAAGAACTATCGGCCCGCGGAGATGATGGCGTACCTGCCGAATGTCGAACGCGTCGATGCGCATACGGTACGCTTCATCGGGCGCGATATGCGTGAGGTGTCGAGCTTCCTCGAGTTCGCCATGACGTACGAGCCCGGACTGACGCCGTAA